The Acidobacteriota bacterium genome includes a window with the following:
- a CDS encoding hydroxymethylglutaryl-CoA reductase, with protein MAPKIPRSSDNDYTPEMAARRREFLKEQTGKELHHAGQYSFDPALLPGNIEHFIGVAQVPVGIAGPLLINGEYAQGEFYVPMATTEGTLVASYNRGMKLLQAAGGVTTTVTDDAMQRAPVFLFPSAREAQAFGNWVACNFDEIKKQAETTTRIGNLRDIEQYQASRLKFLRFNYTTGDAAGQNMVGKATKAACDWINATYPGIQQYFLESNFATDKKASVINMLHTRGKRVTAEAVIPAKLLRDFMHVDAKLLYRIRQINFIGSFLSGVNNNGAHSPNGIAALFIATGQDVANVSESSAAVTYAELTPEGDYYYSITIPSLIVATYGGGTGLPTQREFLELLGCYGQGGVKKFAEIVAATVLCGELSLGSAVVSEDWVSSHDKYGRNRP; from the coding sequence ATGGCGCCAAAAATTCCACGTTCAAGCGACAATGATTACACCCCGGAAATGGCTGCGCGTCGAAGGGAGTTCCTCAAGGAGCAAACTGGGAAAGAGCTCCACCATGCCGGTCAATATTCATTTGACCCGGCCCTCTTGCCTGGAAACATTGAGCACTTCATCGGGGTAGCCCAGGTGCCAGTTGGAATCGCGGGCCCTTTGCTGATCAACGGTGAGTATGCCCAGGGTGAATTTTATGTTCCGATGGCCACCACCGAAGGGACGCTGGTGGCCAGTTACAATCGTGGAATGAAGTTGTTACAGGCTGCCGGAGGCGTGACCACAACGGTAACAGATGATGCGATGCAGCGGGCGCCGGTCTTTTTATTTCCCAGTGCTCGGGAAGCGCAGGCATTTGGCAACTGGGTAGCGTGCAACTTTGACGAAATCAAGAAACAGGCGGAAACCACCACCCGGATTGGAAATTTACGTGATATTGAGCAGTATCAGGCCAGCCGGTTGAAATTTTTGCGGTTTAATTACACCACGGGCGATGCTGCCGGGCAGAATATGGTCGGAAAAGCCACCAAAGCGGCCTGTGACTGGATCAACGCGACGTACCCCGGAATTCAACAGTATTTTCTGGAATCAAACTTTGCCACGGATAAGAAAGCTTCGGTGATCAATATGCTCCACACTCGCGGAAAGCGGGTGACAGCGGAAGCGGTGATTCCAGCCAAACTGCTACGGGATTTCATGCATGTTGATGCCAAACTGCTGTACCGCATTCGACAGATCAACTTTATCGGCAGTTTTCTTTCCGGGGTCAATAACAACGGCGCCCATTCACCAAACGGCATTGCCGCCCTGTTTATTGCCACCGGTCAGGATGTGGCCAATGTCTCGGAATCTTCGGCGGCGGTTACCTATGCCGAATTGACTCCCGAAGGGGATTATTATTATTCGATCACTATTCCTTCATTGATTGTCGCCACCTACGGTGGAGGCACCGGACTTCCAACTCAACGAGAGTTTCTGGAGTTGCTGGGGTGTTATGGCCAGGGTGGCGTAAAAAAGTTTGCGGAGATTGTGGCCGCAACGGTTCTGTGTGGCGAGCTATCACTTGGGTCGGCAGTCGTTTCCGAAGATTGGGTTTCAAGTCACGACAAGTATGGCCGGAACAGGCCGTAG
- a CDS encoding ParA family protein → MRKICVMCSKGGTGKSTTAVNVAAGVADQGKKVLLIDCDAQGNASAHLGARPGPTIYDVLIGEASWDTARQTIRTNLDLIPATISLSAVSVFLMQQKNPVNVMRRRFGNLEGYDLVLLDCAPSFSTLHSNVLLFVEEAWIPVSMEYFALMGVAQLVNEISAIAEELETTVEIRHVIPTFFDSRNRKTLQIMEMLKEQFPQQLTGPIRTDVRLSEAPGFSQSIFEFAPRSRGAEDYQRLISEVL, encoded by the coding sequence ATGCGCAAAATCTGTGTGATGTGTTCTAAAGGAGGAACTGGTAAAAGTACCACTGCGGTCAATGTCGCGGCGGGGGTTGCCGACCAGGGGAAAAAAGTCCTGCTCATTGACTGTGATGCCCAGGGAAATGCTTCGGCTCACCTTGGGGCCAGGCCGGGTCCGACAATTTATGATGTGCTGATTGGCGAAGCCAGTTGGGATACAGCCAGACAAACAATTCGAACGAACCTGGATTTGATCCCGGCCACGATTTCCCTTTCGGCGGTCTCGGTCTTCCTGATGCAACAAAAAAACCCGGTCAATGTGATGCGGCGACGGTTTGGAAACCTTGAAGGATATGACCTGGTGCTGCTGGATTGTGCCCCAAGTTTTTCAACCCTGCATTCCAACGTTCTGCTTTTTGTCGAAGAAGCCTGGATCCCAGTCAGTATGGAATATTTTGCCCTGATGGGTGTGGCCCAACTGGTGAATGAGATTTCAGCCATCGCTGAAGAACTTGAAACCACAGTTGAAATTCGCCATGTCATTCCTACTTTTTTTGATAGCCGGAATCGAAAAACCCTCCAGATCATGGAAATGCTCAAAGAACAATTCCCACAGCAATTGACTGGGCCCATTCGAACTGATGTTCGGCTGTCAGAGGCGCCTGGATTTAGCCAGTCAATTTTTGAATTTGCCCCTCGGTCACGCGGGGCTGAGGATTATCAACGTTTGATTTCGGAGGTTCTGTAA
- a CDS encoding PilT/PilU family type 4a pilus ATPase, with product MPYVNLKPIIDHMLKQSEHVSDLNFSVNCPPQVEINGELFPVNIKGLPILTSYHTEIIAMTLLGGNKDAAEKLIRYGSVDLSYSVSGWNRFRVNVFLQRGTISVVMRVVLSEIPSLESLGLPTQLGSISTLKNGIVLITGPSGSGKSSSLAALVDKINQERSYHIVTIEDPIEFLHTRKRSTINQRELGSDTPNFAVALRAALRQSPKVILVGEMRDLETTEIALEAAETGHLVLSTLHTTDASKTIDRLIGLFPKAEERVIRVRLAQAFQFIVSQRLIPKAKGGGRIAAVEILKSTPRTREYIEKGESQGKTLLDAMQDGNLEGMQHFDQVIERYIRTGMVTREDGLSFATNPHNLELRLAGLGAG from the coding sequence ATGCCATACGTCAATCTCAAACCCATCATTGATCATATGCTCAAGCAAAGCGAGCACGTAAGTGACCTGAATTTTTCGGTGAATTGCCCGCCTCAGGTCGAAATCAACGGCGAACTCTTCCCAGTCAATATCAAAGGGCTGCCGATTTTAACCTCGTACCATACCGAAATTATTGCCATGACATTGTTGGGAGGGAATAAAGACGCCGCCGAGAAATTGATTCGCTATGGTTCGGTGGATTTATCCTATAGCGTTTCGGGATGGAACCGGTTTCGGGTCAACGTTTTTTTGCAACGCGGCACTATCTCGGTGGTGATGCGGGTGGTGCTTTCGGAAATTCCCTCGCTTGAATCCCTTGGGTTACCAACCCAGTTGGGAAGCATTTCAACCCTCAAAAATGGAATTGTGCTGATTACAGGTCCCAGCGGAAGTGGAAAATCATCGTCGCTGGCCGCCCTGGTGGACAAAATCAACCAGGAGCGTTCCTATCATATTGTCACAATTGAAGATCCGATTGAGTTTCTCCATACCCGCAAACGATCAACCATCAACCAGCGCGAGCTAGGGAGCGATACCCCGAATTTTGCGGTGGCGTTACGGGCGGCGCTTCGTCAATCGCCAAAAGTGATCCTGGTTGGGGAAATGCGGGATTTGGAAACCACGGAAATTGCACTCGAAGCCGCCGAAACCGGTCATCTGGTACTTTCAACCTTACACACCACGGATGCTTCGAAGACAATTGACCGCTTAATCGGACTTTTTCCAAAAGCCGAAGAGCGAGTTATCCGCGTCCGACTGGCTCAGGCATTTCAATTTATTGTTTCACAACGGTTAATCCCAAAAGCAAAAGGTGGTGGCCGGATTGCCGCCGTCGAAATTTTAAAATCAACCCCTCGAACCCGCGAATACATCGAAAAAGGCGAAAGTCAGGGCAAAACATTGCTGGATGCGATGCAGGACGGGAATTTGGAAGGAATGCAGCATTTTGATCAGGTCATTGAACGATATATTCGAACCGGCATGGTGACGCGCGAGGATGGACTGTCATTTGCGACTAATCCGCATAATCTCGAATTGCGACTGGCCGGATTAGGGGCCGGATGA
- a CDS encoding glutamate-5-semialdehyde dehydrogenase codes for MEPVVALSIRDLARSAREASFVAATLSSTTKNNLLRAFALAFDQNRELLNTANARDVEQAERNGIRGAMLDRLRLTDKVISGMMTSLQEVADQTDPVGEIIGLTRRPNGMMVGRMRIPLGVIGIIYESRPNVTSDAAGLCLKAGNACILRGGSEAFHSNQAIGKLFQSVLHQQGLPPALVTIIPTPDRDVLLELHTLEDDIDLIIPRGGESLIRFVAQHSRIPVIKHYRGVCHTFVDASADAKMAVDLICNGKAQRPGVCNSTETLLVHKDAVETCLKPMIQALVNLGVEIRGCDQTLNALNDEPLPEGKLKAAYPDDFGMEFLDFILAVKIVDSFEAAVAHIQRFGSNHTETIVTENHAQAMRFIREVNSSTVMVNASTRFADGFQLGLGAEIGISTTKLHAYGPMGAEGLTTLKFVVLGDGQIRTS; via the coding sequence ATTGAACCAGTTGTCGCTCTTTCAATCCGTGATCTTGCCCGCTCGGCTCGTGAAGCTTCTTTTGTCGCCGCAACACTTTCCAGTACCACCAAAAACAACTTGCTTCGAGCATTTGCCCTGGCCTTTGACCAGAATCGTGAATTGTTGAATACGGCCAATGCCCGAGATGTTGAGCAGGCTGAACGAAATGGAATTCGTGGGGCAATGCTGGACCGGCTACGCCTCACCGATAAAGTCATTTCAGGCATGATGACCTCACTGCAAGAAGTGGCTGACCAGACCGACCCGGTAGGTGAAATAATCGGGTTGACCCGCCGCCCAAATGGAATGATGGTTGGGCGGATGCGAATTCCTCTTGGGGTCATCGGCATCATTTATGAATCACGCCCAAACGTTACGTCCGATGCAGCGGGGTTGTGTTTAAAAGCTGGGAACGCCTGTATTTTGCGTGGAGGGTCAGAGGCATTCCATTCCAATCAGGCAATTGGAAAGCTGTTTCAATCGGTATTGCATCAACAGGGATTACCGCCAGCACTGGTTACAATTATTCCTACCCCGGATCGAGACGTTTTGCTTGAGTTACACACACTCGAAGATGACATTGACTTGATCATTCCTCGGGGAGGCGAGAGCCTGATTCGGTTTGTAGCCCAGCATTCGCGAATTCCAGTCATCAAACATTATCGTGGAGTCTGTCATACTTTCGTTGATGCCAGCGCCGACGCGAAAATGGCGGTTGATCTCATCTGCAACGGAAAAGCTCAGCGGCCAGGTGTTTGTAATTCGACTGAAACTCTTTTAGTTCATAAAGATGCGGTTGAAACCTGCCTGAAACCAATGATCCAGGCACTGGTAAATTTGGGGGTGGAAATCCGAGGGTGTGATCAGACACTGAACGCTTTGAACGATGAACCACTCCCTGAAGGCAAGCTCAAAGCAGCCTACCCCGATGACTTTGGCATGGAATTTCTTGATTTTATTCTCGCGGTGAAGATTGTGGACTCTTTTGAAGCCGCCGTTGCTCACATTCAACGGTTTGGGTCAAATCACACTGAAACGATTGTGACCGAAAACCATGCCCAGGCGATGAGGTTTATCCGCGAAGTCAATTCATCAACCGTCATGGTCAATGCCTCAACCCGATTTGCTGACGGGTTTCAGCTTGGTCTTGGAGCTGAAATTGGAATCAGCACCACTAAACTCCATGCATATGGACCAATGGGCGCCGAAGGACTGACAACACTGAAATTCGTGGTCCTTGGGGATGGTCAAATCCGCACCAGTTAG
- a CDS encoding Ig-like domain-containing protein, with product MRILYRTLVGVFVLSCLFTCGYNIFQSTEFTTTASTTGGKVARQSPTITSISPGQVPKGQVPAKIKIVGTGFVSGSRVFFTDQEVPAKVKASGRKIVLKGLAASLFALDRTYDVVVQTPTGQRSNIVKLVVGTGVNPAEPASIQVSQPQSLALNTTTSTQITARVLDKDGREISGAQITYQSDNIPVATVTSTGLVSGINEGAASIQLQSGAVTTRLMFRVSQVDSVSSGIFGQSDMANFAGTIYASDLSKHIIRRSQSFQPMNDYAGQSGIAGNIDSTLTASRFDAPLGVGFRNGMLYLADTNNQAVRQINTATGAVRTIVTRANAVAAGGVSSWGPRDVEIDVNNDLYITDAVNHVVWQATVQNSSVQLRVLAGQIGQPGIVDGQGTGARFNTPQRITLTGKILSVTQTGNQVRQIGLPGGAVKTIQSQSGRPSDRSDLARTNQSHPFEPIEFEDESPSWMEEASADFESRDPLQTAQPSAIASDVDGNLYVATPGNVQLITITNDQAIVSDLVAPGTLQNPVALTVSPDAVFALDGSTGQLVRIQFGKPTISQINPSQVGAGSSSNLITLTGDNFYFDTQVFLGSQAVSNVTVLSSKQLQFTLPPQPFGGSLILRVRNRGGEARGILTITGTPAPPMVKLGAFPTSRTVAQGESAFFTIELDRTNFEENVNLAVTGLPTGATALFSANPTTASAVQFKVDVTTRVTAGNYTLQVTGTGTGVTVTPTQLTLSVTSVSNVVLGANPTTRTVAVGQDANYTLSLTRTNFTGSVTLATTSLPSGVTSSFNPGSVTGTSSTLTVTVSTSAASGTFKFNVTGTASGTTVVPVELTLTITGAQPQVLLSVSPDTRQVTAGGSADYTVTLTRTNFTGAVDMTVRGIGGPTPRVGLDAAFTPDNTTGNTSTLNIRTNIGGTTLPGTYTFRVTGTASGATVVDSNVFSLVVISNNPPSVVVSVDPLSQQVIAGGIAQYRLTVTKTNYSGSVLLSLIGNVPPQTTVSFNPPQFDVSTTMIFDTSSDTPHGNYVMQIVAEADGVVIQPVTFSLQVEEQSPPTITLSMNPTSRTIMSGETASYTVTVTTSNFSGSVNLSVTGNIPPATSFSFNPPQFTSTTTLIFTTSGNTPSGTYNMQLVATSNPSVSITPVSFSLIIQNVGLRKTARLVQTSPVEGKLDSKEIRFDQPPIFSELVQPVTFPIQENFSSNMIFELPDVSGLEKLRMCDLGSQVRRSEGTLTPINPIN from the coding sequence ATGAGAATTCTATATCGAACCCTGGTTGGTGTTTTTGTTTTGAGCTGTTTATTTACCTGCGGATACAACATTTTTCAATCAACCGAATTCACAACGACTGCTTCAACCACTGGCGGTAAAGTTGCGCGCCAGTCCCCGACGATCACTTCAATTTCACCTGGGCAGGTTCCAAAAGGCCAGGTACCGGCAAAAATTAAAATTGTGGGCACCGGATTTGTTTCGGGAAGTCGGGTTTTTTTCACTGATCAGGAAGTTCCGGCCAAAGTCAAAGCATCAGGCCGGAAAATCGTTCTCAAAGGGTTGGCGGCGTCTCTTTTTGCCTTGGATCGGACCTATGATGTGGTGGTTCAAACCCCAACCGGGCAACGGTCCAATATTGTGAAGCTAGTGGTTGGAACAGGAGTCAATCCTGCTGAACCCGCCTCAATTCAGGTGAGCCAGCCTCAATCCCTGGCGCTCAATACCACTACCTCAACTCAAATTACTGCCCGGGTCCTGGATAAGGATGGAAGAGAAATCTCGGGTGCTCAAATTACCTATCAATCCGACAACATACCCGTGGCCACGGTGACTTCAACCGGTCTGGTCAGCGGAATCAATGAAGGGGCCGCCTCGATCCAGCTTCAATCCGGTGCGGTAACCACCCGGTTGATGTTTCGAGTCAGTCAGGTTGATTCCGTCTCTTCGGGCATCTTTGGCCAAAGTGATATGGCAAACTTCGCGGGCACAATTTACGCCTCAGATCTGTCGAAACATATCATCCGCCGAAGTCAATCATTCCAACCGATGAATGATTATGCCGGACAATCCGGGATAGCTGGAAATATTGACAGTACCTTAACGGCATCGCGGTTTGATGCGCCACTTGGGGTGGGCTTCCGAAATGGGATGCTCTATCTGGCTGATACCAACAATCAGGCCGTTCGACAAATCAACACGGCTACGGGCGCGGTTCGGACAATCGTCACTCGGGCCAATGCCGTTGCGGCGGGTGGGGTCTCAAGTTGGGGACCGCGGGATGTTGAAATTGATGTCAATAACGATCTCTATATCACCGATGCGGTCAATCACGTGGTCTGGCAGGCAACCGTTCAAAACTCATCGGTTCAGTTGAGAGTACTGGCGGGCCAAATTGGGCAGCCTGGAATCGTGGATGGGCAAGGCACTGGGGCCCGGTTTAACACTCCTCAACGAATTACCCTGACCGGAAAAATCCTGAGTGTCACCCAAACTGGAAACCAGGTCCGGCAAATTGGGTTGCCGGGCGGCGCGGTCAAAACCATTCAAAGCCAATCTGGAAGACCTTCTGATCGAAGCGATTTAGCCAGAACCAATCAATCCCATCCCTTTGAACCCATTGAATTTGAGGATGAGTCGCCGTCCTGGATGGAGGAGGCATCGGCTGATTTCGAAAGCCGTGACCCACTTCAGACTGCCCAACCTTCCGCTATTGCCTCAGATGTTGACGGAAATCTGTATGTGGCGACACCAGGGAATGTTCAACTCATTACCATTACCAATGATCAAGCCATCGTTTCAGACCTGGTTGCTCCCGGAACACTTCAAAATCCAGTAGCACTGACGGTGAGCCCCGACGCTGTTTTTGCATTAGATGGAAGCACCGGTCAACTGGTCCGGATTCAATTTGGAAAACCGACGATCAGTCAGATTAACCCATCTCAAGTTGGAGCCGGGAGCAGCAGTAACTTGATTACCCTCACGGGCGATAATTTTTACTTTGACACTCAGGTGTTTTTGGGAAGTCAGGCGGTCTCAAACGTGACGGTTTTAAGTTCCAAACAACTGCAATTTACACTTCCTCCCCAGCCGTTTGGTGGCAGTTTGATCCTTCGGGTTCGCAACCGGGGCGGAGAGGCACGCGGCATATTGACCATAACTGGGACCCCGGCACCACCAATGGTCAAACTGGGTGCCTTCCCGACCAGCCGCACGGTGGCTCAGGGCGAATCAGCCTTCTTTACGATTGAACTTGACCGGACAAATTTTGAGGAAAACGTAAACCTGGCCGTGACTGGGCTGCCAACCGGCGCCACCGCTCTCTTTAGTGCCAATCCGACGACGGCAAGTGCCGTGCAATTTAAAGTGGATGTCACCACGCGGGTGACGGCGGGGAATTACACCTTGCAGGTAACCGGAACGGGGACCGGCGTAACCGTTACCCCAACCCAATTAACGCTGAGTGTGACTTCGGTTTCAAATGTTGTGTTGGGTGCCAATCCAACCACCCGAACGGTGGCGGTTGGCCAGGACGCCAATTACACCCTTTCTTTAACTCGAACCAATTTCACTGGGTCGGTAACCCTGGCCACCACCAGTCTTCCTTCGGGCGTCACCTCTTCGTTCAATCCAGGTTCAGTCACGGGTACTTCATCAACACTCACGGTGACGGTCAGTACCTCGGCTGCTTCAGGGACCTTTAAATTCAACGTTACTGGAACTGCCAGTGGCACCACCGTGGTACCGGTTGAATTAACCTTAACGATTACCGGAGCACAGCCGCAGGTATTGCTTTCGGTTTCTCCTGATACCCGCCAGGTAACCGCTGGCGGAAGCGCCGACTATACAGTCACATTGACCCGAACAAATTTTACGGGCGCGGTTGATATGACCGTCAGAGGGATTGGCGGTCCAACTCCACGCGTTGGACTGGATGCTGCCTTTACACCAGATAACACCACCGGGAATACCTCAACATTGAATATTCGGACCAATATCGGCGGCACGACCTTACCTGGCACCTACACATTTCGCGTTACGGGGACAGCTTCCGGGGCCACAGTGGTGGATTCAAATGTATTTAGCCTGGTTGTCATTAGCAACAATCCGCCATCGGTCGTTGTATCGGTTGATCCATTGAGTCAACAGGTGATTGCTGGGGGTATTGCACAGTACCGACTCACCGTGACGAAGACCAATTATTCGGGGTCAGTGCTTCTTTCCCTCATTGGCAATGTGCCACCACAGACAACCGTGAGCTTTAACCCGCCCCAGTTTGATGTCTCAACGACCATGATTTTTGATACTTCGTCTGATACTCCGCATGGAAATTATGTCATGCAGATTGTGGCTGAAGCTGATGGGGTTGTGATCCAACCCGTAACCTTCTCGTTGCAGGTGGAAGAACAATCCCCGCCAACGATTACCCTGTCAATGAACCCAACCAGTCGGACCATTATGTCAGGCGAAACCGCAAGCTATACGGTCACCGTGACCACCTCGAATTTCAGTGGCTCCGTGAACCTCTCAGTGACAGGGAACATTCCGCCAGCCACCTCTTTTTCCTTCAACCCACCTCAATTCACCAGCACCACAACCCTGATTTTTACGACGAGCGGGAATACCCCATCGGGAACCTACAATATGCAGCTTGTAGCGACGAGTAACCCATCGGTATCAATCACACCAGTTAGCTTTTCTCTGATTATTCAGAATGTTGGTCTTCGGAAAACCGCCCGGCTGGTTCAAACTTCACCCGTTGAAGGCAAGTTGGATTCAAAAGAGATCAGGTTTGACCAGCCTCCAATTTTCAGTGAGTTGGTTCAGCCAGTGACTTTCCCGATCCAAGAAAATTTCAGCTCAAACATGATATTTGAGTTACCGGATGTCAGTGGTCTGGAAAAGCTGAGAATGTGTGACCTGGGATCCCAGGTCAGGAGGTCAGAGGGAACCTTGACCCCGATCAACCCAATAAATTGA
- the mqnC gene encoding dehypoxanthine futalosine cyclase, whose translation MEKSNTLLASILAGNHPHLDDWMFLLQAAPLEDLLTAANQIRQRFHPDRIVTYVIDRNVNYSNVCTSVCTFCAFYRPPGHPEGYVHSFEAMYQKVEETIELGGSGVLMQGGLHPDLPLEWYEDLLLELKHRYQIHLHCFSPPEILNFSRISGLSYEQVLNRLKKAGLDSIPGGGGEILVDEFRKRRRTQCTGKEWLDVMEAAHQLEIPTTATMMYGMGESIDDRFEHLRLLRELQSRTNGFISFIPWTLQPDFVPIGKVFPNRLEPDEYLRWFALSRLYLDNYPNMQVSWLTQGFDVARRALHGGANDLGSIMIEENVVSAAGANHRATEETLLTIIQEEGFIPCKRNGAYHRLENAQLVSA comes from the coding sequence ATGGAGAAATCGAACACTTTGCTTGCAAGTATTTTGGCCGGAAACCATCCACACCTGGATGACTGGATGTTTTTGCTGCAGGCCGCCCCACTTGAGGACCTGCTCACGGCAGCCAATCAGATTCGTCAGAGGTTTCATCCAGACAGGATCGTGACCTATGTGATTGACCGAAATGTCAACTATTCCAATGTGTGCACTTCGGTGTGCACCTTTTGTGCTTTTTATCGCCCACCAGGTCATCCCGAAGGATATGTGCATAGCTTTGAGGCGATGTATCAAAAGGTCGAAGAAACCATCGAGCTTGGCGGAAGTGGCGTGCTGATGCAAGGTGGACTTCACCCCGACCTTCCGTTGGAATGGTATGAAGATTTACTCCTGGAACTCAAACACCGCTATCAAATCCATTTGCATTGTTTTTCTCCGCCTGAGATTCTCAATTTTTCCCGAATCTCCGGGCTTTCCTATGAACAGGTTCTGAATCGGTTGAAAAAAGCCGGGTTGGACTCGATTCCGGGCGGCGGTGGTGAAATTCTGGTTGATGAATTCCGCAAACGTCGGCGAACCCAATGTACCGGGAAAGAATGGCTGGATGTAATGGAGGCCGCTCACCAACTTGAGATTCCAACCACTGCCACGATGATGTATGGCATGGGCGAATCCATTGATGACCGGTTTGAACATCTCCGGCTGCTGCGGGAACTCCAATCCCGGACAAATGGCTTTATCTCTTTTATTCCCTGGACGTTACAACCTGACTTTGTGCCAATCGGAAAAGTTTTCCCAAACCGTCTGGAACCGGATGAATACCTGCGGTGGTTTGCGCTTTCCAGACTCTACCTGGATAACTATCCGAATATGCAGGTTTCGTGGCTGACCCAGGGGTTTGATGTGGCACGACGGGCTCTGCACGGCGGTGCCAATGATCTGGGGAGCATTATGATTGAGGAAAATGTCGTTTCAGCCGCCGGCGCCAATCATCGAGCCACAGAGGAAACACTGCTCACCATTATTCAGGAAGAAGGATTTATTCCCTGCAAACGCAACGGCGCTTACCATCGGCTGGAAAATGCCCAACTGGTTTCGGCATGA
- a CDS encoding hydroxymethylglutaryl-CoA reductase — protein sequence MPLKRIPYSKDDNYTPDIIRQRQELVEEANELKLHHLPQYSFDPHITQGNIENFIGVAQIPIGIAGPLLVNGEQAQGEFYIPLATSEGTLVASYSRGMKVINLSGGATVTVTADQMQRAPVFIFHNAREARDFANWIRDNLDQIRAVAESTSRIAKLVSIEFYQSNKFLYTRFNYSTGDAAGQNMVGRATYAASKWMVENHGGVVRWFLESNFATDKKGSQINSIMTRGKRVTAECTIPAEVLKQVMRTTPEQLHYHYSVANVAGFLSGVNNNGAHSANAITAMFIATGQDVANVAESSAGVLYCEVTGDGSLYISLTIPSLIVATFGGGTGLPTQQECLGILGCQGKGKVNKLAEIIAAVALAGEISLSSAISSHDWVSSHEQYGRNR from the coding sequence ATGCCTTTGAAGCGAATTCCTTACAGCAAAGACGACAACTACACACCAGATATTATTCGCCAACGCCAGGAACTCGTTGAAGAAGCCAACGAACTGAAGCTTCACCACCTTCCACAATATTCCTTTGATCCCCATATCACTCAGGGCAACATTGAAAATTTTATTGGAGTGGCTCAGATTCCGATTGGTATTGCCGGTCCATTGCTCGTCAATGGCGAGCAAGCCCAGGGAGAATTTTATATTCCTCTGGCCACCTCTGAAGGAACCCTGGTTGCCAGCTACAGTCGGGGAATGAAGGTCATTAACCTCTCTGGCGGCGCCACCGTCACGGTGACGGCTGATCAAATGCAGCGCGCCCCAGTCTTTATCTTTCACAATGCCCGCGAAGCCAGGGATTTTGCCAACTGGATTCGGGATAACCTGGATCAAATCAGGGCGGTGGCGGAAAGCACCTCTCGGATTGCCAAACTCGTGAGTATTGAGTTTTACCAGTCCAATAAATTCCTCTATACCCGGTTTAATTATTCAACGGGTGACGCGGCTGGTCAGAATATGGTTGGTCGGGCCACCTATGCCGCCTCTAAATGGATGGTCGAAAACCATGGTGGCGTGGTTCGATGGTTTCTGGAGTCGAACTTTGCCACTGACAAAAAAGGGTCTCAGATTAACTCGATCATGACACGTGGAAAACGTGTCACTGCCGAGTGCACCATTCCGGCTGAGGTTCTCAAACAGGTCATGCGGACCACTCCGGAACAGCTCCATTACCACTACAGCGTGGCCAACGTGGCCGGGTTTTTGTCGGGTGTCAACAATAATGGTGCTCACTCAGCAAATGCCATTACCGCCATGTTTATCGCCACCGGCCAGGATGTCGCCAATGTGGCTGAATCTTCAGCCGGAGTCCTCTATTGCGAGGTAACCGGAGACGGATCCCTCTATATTTCACTCACCATTCCGTCACTGATCGTTGCGACTTTTGGCGGAGGAACCGGATTACCAACCCAACAGGAATGTCTCGGAATCCTTGGGTGTCAGGGGAAAGGCAAAGTCAATAAACTGGCCGAGATTATCGCGGCAGTGGCACTGGCTGGGGAAATTTCACTCAGTTCAGCCATCAGCTCCCACGACTGGGTGTCAAGCCATGAACAATATGGCCGAAATCGGTAA